In the genome of Polynucleobacter sp. TSB-Sco08W16, the window CCATCTTTTGGTAGATTAAGGCTTTAATGCATCAGCAATTTGCTCTGCGGTAATAGAGCCCCAAATTTCTACTCGTTTCTTACGACTGTTTTGACCCGAAAGAAATTGAATTTGCTTTTGAGGTACCTTCAGTTGCTTGGACAACCAGGCCAATAAGAGCTCATTGGCTTTGTTTTCAAGGGCCGGAGCCTGCAAAGAAATTTTCAGGCAGCCATCATGCAAGCCAACCACTTTAGTCTGTTTTGCGCCCGGTTGGCAGTGCAAATGAAGGGCAATTCCAGTAGGGGTTTGTTTTAACCAAATCGGCGTCATTAAAGTACTTTAAACTCAAAGCATGCCATACAAAAATTCTCAAGCTCTTGATCACCTGTTTGCCAGTAATCGCCAATGGGCCGAGGGCATGGTTGCCAAAGATCCAGATTTCTTCAAGCGCCTAGTAAACCAACAGGCTCCGGGATACCTTTGGATTGGTTGCGCGGATAGCCGTGTTCCAGCAAATGAAATTGTGGATCTTTTACCTGGTGAACTTTTTGTTCATCGTAATGTGGCGAACGTTGTAGTTCATACCGACCTCAATTGCCTATCGGTCATTCAATTTGCGATTGACCTTTTAAAGGTTAAACATATTTTGGTAGTTGGTCACTATGGATGCGCCGGTGTTCATGCTGCGCTCAGCGATAGGCGCGTTGGTCTTGCTGACAATTGGTTGCGCCATGTAAAAGACGTTCATCAAAAACACGAGCGCTATCTCGGCGAAGTATTGCCTACCGCCAAACGTCAAGATCGCTTATGCGAACTCAATGTCATAGAACAAGTTGTGAATGTTTGCGAAACAACCATTGTTCAGGATGCATGGGCGCGCGGACAAGATCTCACAGTGCATGGCTGGGCTTATCGCCTAGATACTGGCCTTGTAAATGACTTGGGAATGTCAAGTAGCTCCACCGAAGAGATGCTAGAGCGCTACGCCAAATCGATTAAACGCTACGAATCAGAGTAAGGCGCGTTTGTTCAAGTCCTTAGCAAATTACGCGGGGGTTGCATTTCTAAAGCTCCTATCCCTCTTGCCCTATCAGCTCTTAGTGTCTATCGGCTATGGACTAGGCTATATCGCAGCCAGAATACCTGGGGATAGAAATCGCGTTGTTAAAACTAATCTCCGTTTGTGCTTTCCCAATTTGAGCACAACGGAAATTGATGTGCTCAGCAAAAAACATTGGCGCTTGTTGGGTCGTAGCCTTGTAGAAAAAAGCATCATTTGGTTGGGAAGTGAAAAACAATTAAGCAAAATGATTGAAGTGAAGTCTGCAGTAGATCTCTCAAGTCGCCAGCCACGCATTTTGGTCAACATGCATTTCACAGGAATTGAAGGCAGCATCATTCTGAGCGCGCTAGCCAAACGCATGGACTGGCCACGTACCTCTGGATTTTTTCAAAGAATGAAGAGTCCATTTTTCAATAAAAAAATAGTTGATTGGCGCAATCGCTTCGGCGGTAATTCGATCGACCGTCAAGGCAATACCAAAGCTATCATTCGCGAAATTCGCAACGGGGACTTCATCATCATTGCACCGGATATTGACTTGGGTCTTAAGGACTCTGAATTTGTACCCTTCTTTGAGATTCAAACAAACACGATTACTACCATCTCTCGCTTAGCAAAAATTACCGGGGCGGATGTATGCATGATGATCACCACACTCAAGGATGATGAATCAGGGTATCTCTGTGAGATCAGCGCCCCTTTAGAGGATTTCCCAAGCGCAGATCCAAAGGCAGATACCGCTCGACTAAATCAATATTTTGAAAAAGAGATCCGACTTCGACCCGCCGAATATTATTGGGTTCATAAGCGTTTCAAAAATCGCCCCAATCACGAGGCCAGCCCCTATAGCCCTTCTGCGTAAAGGACTTTTGTCCTATCATTAGAGAATGACGGAACGTATTGGGCTATTTGCCGATCTTCACAGTAATTTAGAGGCTTTTGAAGCCTGCATGGCCAAAGCTCAAGAGCTTGGCGTAACTCGCATGGTTTTCTTGGGGGATCTAGTTGGCTATAACGCTGATCCGGCAGCAATCATTGATCGCATTAGCGACCTAGTAGAGTCCAAGAAAGCAATAGCCATTCTCGGCAATCACGATGAAGCCGTATTCAAGGATTGTCAAAACCAAATGAATGCTAGCGCTAATGCCGCGATTCAATGGACTAAAAGCCAGTTAAATGAAGGTCATGTTCAGTTCTTAAAAAATCTGCCATTGATAGTAAATGAAGAGAAATTCTGCTTTGTTCATGCTTCTGCTCACAATCCTGCAGAGTGGAACTATGTGACCGATAGCATGAGTGCATGGCGTTGTGCGCAAAGCTCAGGCAAAAGCTATACCTTTGTGGGTCACGCGCATGAGCAGGCACTCTTTTATCAAAGCGCTGTGGGCAAACTGATTCGTTTTGCCCCTCATCCAGGAGATGAGATTCCCGTCCTACAACATCGTCAGTGGGTTGGCGTTGTTGGCTCCTTAGGTCAACCTAGAGATGGAAATCCAGAGGCATGTTTTGCTGTCTTTGAACCTGAGTCTGAGCTTATTACTTTTCACCGCGCACCCTATGACCATTTTGCAGCAGCCGATAAGGTTCGTCAGGCTGGCTTGCCAGAGGATTTGGCCAATCGATTAATTACCGGCAAGTAATTTAACAATGCCGATCAAAACTGATATACAAGCAGTTGACGACATCTTCCAAGAAGGCAAAGTAGTAGATGGCTTTGTGCTCGGCAAAGAAGTACACCGTGGCGGCATGGCTAGCCTCTTTTCAGCCACTAAAGAAGGTATTGATATACCAATCCTACTCAAGATACCTAGAGTCGGCAGGGATCAACCTGTAGAAAGCTTAATTGGTTTTGAGACAGAACTTACCATTCTGCGATCGTTAAAAAGCCCTTATGTGCCAAAGTATTTGGGCTCCGGAAACATGGCGACACGGCCCTATATTGCCATGGAGCGCGTCGAAGGCAGGCCTCTTGAAGACCTTATTAAAGAGGACAAAGAGTTTACGGTAGACGAAGTAGTGCGTATTGGTGCAGACCTTGCGCAAGCAGTGCAATCGCTCCATGCGCAAGATGCCATTCATTTGGATATCAAACCAGAAAATATTCTGATTGATGACAAAGGAAAATTAATCATCATTGATTTTGGTCTGTCGCACCATGACCGCTATCCTGATTTGCTTGCAGAAGAGATGCGCAAGGGCGTTGGATCTGCACCGTATATTTCGCCTGAACAAGTAGCCGGTATTCGTACTGATTCACGCAGCGATATTTATTCAATCGGTGCGATCATGTACGAGCTGCTCACGCATGAGCTGCCATTTGGTAACCCCCAAACGATGAGTGGTCTCAGAAAGCGCATGTGGGCAGAACCATTTCCCCCGCGTGCAATTCGTACAGAAATTCCGCGTTGGTTACAAGAAGTCATTTTGAGATGTTTAGAGCCAAGGGCGGCGGATCGCTACCAAAGCGCAACCCAATTGCGTCAAGTGCTGCGCGATCCCGATAGCGTGAAAATTACAGGGCGCGGCGAGCGCGTAGAGCCCCCCAGCTTTTGGGAAACATTCAAGCGCTGGTTTAGAGCGGCAGGATATGAACCATCACCTAGCCCGCGCCCCAGCATGGGCAATCAAGATGCGCCTCTCATGATTGCGGCTATTGATACGCGCCAATCAGATGAGGCCCTGCGAGACCGCATGCAAAAGACTGCAACGAATTTATTGCAAGCGTATCCTGAAAGTCGTTTGGTATGTATCAGCACGATTGCAAGCACTCCAACCTATGAAGGCAAGCTTGAAAGTGAAACCGCCAGTGGGATTGTGCGCGGACATTTAGTGCAATTGATGGAGTGGGCTAAACCCCTTAAGCTGCCTCCAGAAAGAATCTCTTATCACGTACTAGAGGCAATGGATCCTGCAGCACGCATTGTGGAGTTTGCAAAAGACAATGATGCATCACTAATTCTGATTGGTGCATCGCATAAGCTGCCCAACAAAGTAACGCCTTGGAGAACCTCAATGACAAAAATTGTTGAGGAAGCTCCCTGCAGCGTTCATATTGTCAGGACTTAAAAGACTACTCTGGAAAACGTGGCAAACGCTCGCCCCCAATGGGCGCTGGACGTCTCGCCATATTCATTTCCATAGCTAAAAAAGTGTAGTACCCAGCAATTCCGGCCAGATCAATGGCACCTTTTTTCCCAAAGCGTTTTTCCGTTTTAGCAAAGGTCACATCTGATACCTGCTTGTATCTTTGTAACTCGATTGTGAAGTCATACACAATGGTTTGCTCTTCGCTCATGCCCTCGGGACGTCTACCCTCTTTTAAGGCCTGAGCAATCTCCGGCTTAAGGCCCGCCTTTAAAGCAATTGGATAGTGAACAGACCACTCATAATCTTGACTCCACTCACGCGCTGTAATCAATATTGCAAATTCACTCAGAGCACTATCAAACGCAGAGTTATAGCGCAGATAGTCGCCCATCGCGCGCGCATTATTCATCAGCTCTGGACTGTATATCAGCATTGCAAAAGGCCCCCAAGGAGCCTTTTTGCGAGCCGCTTCAAATTCTTGTGCGGCCTTTTTTTGTTCTGCCGTATATTGATCGACTGGAATCTCTGGAAGGCGAGTTTGTGCAAATACTGCGCCGCTCAATGCCAATACCGAAAACAGTATTGGCCAAATGAATTTGAGATTCAAGTCGCCTCCAGAAAAAAGAATTACTTCATCTTGTCCTGCTGCTGATCCAGAATCAATTCTGGCTCCTGAGCGTCAATCCAACTGTCTCGATTCAGCACGGTAGTCAGTTGTTTTTGATCCAACTCACCTGTCCACTTTGCAACGACTATTGTTGCAACTCCATTACCAACTAAGTTAGTTAAAGCGCGCGCTTCAGACATAAAGCGGTCGATTCCTAAAATAATTGCTAAACCAGCAACAGGCACATCACCTACCGCAGAGAGGGTGGCAGCCAAAACAATAAATCCGCTACCCGTAACGCCTGCAGCGCCCTTGGAAGTAAGGAGCAACACTAGCAATAAGGTCACTTCCTGCATGAGAGTCATCGGTGTATTTGTAGCCTGCGCAATAAATACCGCAGCCATCGTGAGATAAATAGAAGTGCCGTCGAGATTGAAGGAATAGCCCGTAGGAATCACTAAACCTACGCAAGTTTTCTTGGCTCCTAAGAGCTCCATTTTCTCCATCATGCGCGGTAAAACAGACTCAGATGAAGAAGTGCCTAAAACAATTAAAAGCTCTTCTTTAATGTAGCGCACGAATTTGAAAATATTAAAGCCATTAAATTTCGCGATGAGTCCTAAAACAATAAAAACAAACAGTAGGCAAGTTAAATAAAACGTGCCCATCAACTTTCCTAGAGAGAACAGGGAGCTGATGCCATATTTACCAATCGTGAAAGACATTGCACCAAATGCGCCGATTGGCGCAAATTTCATGATGATGCCAATCATGTCAAATAGAACGTGGGATGTTTTTTCAATGAGATCAAACACCATTGTTCCGCGACCGCCAAACTTATGCAGGGCAAATCCGAAGAGAATTGCAATGAAGAGAACTTGCAAAATTTCACCCTTAGCAAATGCGTCTACAGCGCTGCTAGGAATGATGTTCATTAAAAATTCTGTAGTGGTACCCATCTTGCCTGGGCCCGTATAAGCAGCAATTCCTTTGGTATCTAAACTAGCAGGATCGATATTCATTCCCGCGCCAGGTTGCAATACGTTAACAACAACCAGACCAACAATTAACGCAATAGAGCTAACAATCTCAAAATACAAAAGGGCGAGGCCGCCAGTTTTGCCGACCTTTTTCATATCTTCCATGCCAGCAATGCCAAGAACCACCGTACAGAAAATAATCGGGGCGATGAGCATCTTGATGCCTTTAATGAAAGCATCCCCAAATGGCTTCATATCCGTACCAATACTTGGGTAGAAGTGGCCCAACAAAACTCCAATCACTACAGCTGTAAGTACCTGAAAATAAAGGACTTTATAAATTGGCGGTTTTTTTATAGTGACTGTCATTGCTTCTTCCTTTATTTAATAATGAGCAAATACTGGCGGAATGGATTAGCTAGATATTAACCCGTCCCAGAGTGGTGGTCGATACTCGATAATGCAGGGATGGAAGAAAAAGTACGCGTCTCTAAATTGCTATCCGAGCTGGGCCTATGTTCAAGGCGGGAGGCTGACTCCTATATTGAGCAGGGATTGGTGACTGTAGATGGCGAGGTAGTTAATGAACTAGGGGTTCGCGCCTTTCGCCACCAAAAAATTGAACTTCAGTCTGGTGCAAAAGCTCAGCAGGCGTCTCGCATCACTGTCATCTTAAATAAACCTGTTGGGTATATCTCTCACTTTGATGACGAACAAGAATATCAACCGGCTGCTTCTTTGATTACTCCAGAAAACTATTTCGGGCATCCACTGGATAAAGGCAGAAACCCACGCTTCAACACTAAAGGTCTTGCTCCTGCAGGTCGCTTAGATATTGACTCTACTGGCCTGCTGGTCTTAACCCAAGATGGCCGTATTGCTAAATTATTGATTGGCGAAAACAGCCCGATTGAAAAAGAATATTTAGTTCGCGTTGAGGGTGCGCTCTCTTTTGAAGATTTAGATCGCCTAAGACATGGTCTTGAACTCGATGGCGTTGAACTAAAGCCGGCGCAAGTAAGTTGGCAAAATGAGGATCAGCTGCGCTTTGTATTGCGGGAAGGTCGCAAACGGCAAATCCGCCGCATGTGTGAAATGGTTGGCCTTAAAGTGCTTGGCTTAAAACGCGTCAGAATGGGTCGCATCTCCCTCGGACCTCTGCCACCAGGTCAGTGGCGATTTGTAAGGCCTGAGGAGCAATTTTGAATCAATGCACCCGCTTATAATTGCTCCGAATCCAGAATAACTAGCGCAGAATTACCATCGATACCACTACCCCAAGCACTCCAGCCGCAGAAGTACTCAGACGTCGCAGCTTTGCCATCATCTCTCACCCAGATGCGGGTAAAACTACGCTGACTGAAAAGCTCTTGCTTTACGCAGGGGCAATTCAAATTGCGGGAAGTGTTAAAGCTCGAAAGGCTAGCAGACACGCAACCTCTGATTGGATGGAGATTGAAAAACAGAGGGGCATCTCTGTAGCGAGTTCTGTAATGCAGATGGAATATCGCGACTGCATCATTAATCTTCTAGACACACCTGGCCACCAAGACTTTTCTGAAGACACCTATCGCGTCTTAACTGCGGTTGATTCCGCCTTAATGGTCATCGATGCTGCGAATGGCGTTGAGTCACAAACTTTGCGCTTATTAGAAGTATGTCGTGCACGCAATACACCTATCGTCACCTTTATTAACAAGATGGACCGCGAAGTGAAGCCGCCCATGGAGTTAATGGATGAAATCGAAACTGCGTTAGGCATTGAAGTGGTTCCGTTTACTTGGCCAGTGGGCATGGGTAAATCATTTGCTGGAGTCATTGATATTGCGAACTCCCGCATGCGCATGTTCAAGGCCGGTGAAGATCGAGTCACTGAAGACTCCCATGCGGTTGTAGATATTAATGATCCAGCGCTTAAAGCGCGCTTAGGCACTGATCTAGAAAACGCCCTAGCTGAGGTAGAGCTCATTAAGGAGGCTATGCCGGCCTTTGATCGCGAAGCCTTTTTAGCTGGACGTCAATCGCCCGTATTTTTTGGTTCTGCCATTAACAACTTTGGTGTACGCGAGATTCTGAATACGCTTGTGGAATTAGCGCCATCGCCTGGCTCACGCAAAGCACTTCAACGCGAAGTGAGTCCTGCCGAAAATAAATTCTCAGCAGTCGTTTTTAAAATCCAAGCAAATATGGATCCCGCGCATCGCGACAGGGTTGCTTTTCTGCGGATTTGCTCTGGCCACTTTGTGCGTGGTATGAAACTAAAGATCTGTCGCAACAGCAAAGAGGTGCGTACTAATAATGCACTCTCCTTCTTATCGCAACGCCGCGATATTTTGGATGAAGCATTTCCAGGCGACATCATCGGCCTACCAAATCATGGCTTGCTCCGCCTAGGCGACACGCTTACCGAAGGTGAGCAGCTGCAATTTACTGGCCTACCATTTTTCGCTCCTGAAATTTTCCGTATGGTTGAGTCTGCTGATCCATTGCGATCTAAGCAATTGAGAACCGGCCTCATGCAACTTGGTGAAGAAGGCGCAATTCAAGTATTTAGACCTATGACTGGCGGCACTATGCTACTAGGCGCCTTCGGTCAGCTGCAGTTTGAGGTAGTAAGCCATCGTCTACAAACTGAATATGGCGCTGAAGTGCGCTTGCTTCCAGCACGGTATAGCCTGGCACGTTGGGTTAGCTCTGAAGATCCTGTTGCCTTAAAAAAGTTTATACAAGAAAACATTCATCGCATGGCTGAAGACGTTGTTGGTGCTTCGGTGTTTCTTGCATCCCATAAGTCAGAGCTTGATGTTGCTCAACAGCGCTGGGAATCCATTCAGTTCCATGCTCTGAGAGAGCATGCTGGCCTCATCTACCAATCAGACTTGGCTGGCTAAGCAAAGCTCTTATTGACGAGCTGTATTGCAATTAAAGACGGCGACTAATGACGAGTCATTATTTTTAAAAGAGGCTGTCTTGCCATATTGCGCACAATACGCATTTGCTTTTTGGGTAAGCTGATCAAGCGACTCTCCGCTACTGTTTAAAAAAGTCACATGATTTGCATCTGAAGCATCGGTATACACGGCCGCACATCCCACCAAGGCAAAGACGCCTGTCATGATTAAAAATCTCATTTTTTAACCTTTAATTTTTTTAGTATTTCTGTGGTTACTCTGCTTGCAAAGGGCCTGTAGATCAAGATGCAAATGATAGCTACTGGATAAGCTACGGACCAAACCTCAAACCACACTGAAAAGAAATTATCCGCAGCACCAACGCGAACAAAGGTGGTTGCTAAAGTAATGCTTGATGACATTAACAAGCCCATCACCAAGGAAAAAATAATGCCTGGAAGATTAATCATTCTGCAATCATAGCGCCTACTGTTTTAAGCTGTTATTCTGAATAGTGATCACTATCTCGCGCCCTAATTAGGGGAATCTCTTGAGCCTCACTCCTAGATTCATCACTCCTTTACTCTAGGAATATTCATGGCTGTAGGCCAAAACCAAAAGAACAGAAAAAACGATTCCATGCTCACAAAAACAGGCAAAACACGCCTAGGGCCCCTAAACTCAGCTCAGCTCACCAGCCTGATGGAAAAAAGCACCAAACCAAAAGAAAAGGGCAAAATTTTACGAGCGCTTAGTAAGCTCCAACTTGTTGCAGCATAAACATCAAGCCCCGATTTATCGGGGCTTTTTGCTATAGTCATTTATCTAACTCAAGAGTAAGCCTGAATGATTCAATTTCGCGACGATGCCAATATCACTGCTGAACAAGCAATTGATCTTTATATTCGATCAACTCTTGGAGAGCGCCGCCCCATTCACAATAAAGAAACATTTGAGGCGATGCTCAAAAACGCTAATCTGACTATTACTGCCTGGGATGAAAATACATTGGTTGGGATTGCGCGAACACTGACAGATTTTGCTTATGTTGCCTACCTGGCGGATTTGGCTGTTGATCAACAATATCAACACTCTGGGATTGGCAAACAACTCATTGCTAACACCCAATCTCGCCTTGGGCCAGAATGTATGATTGTGCTTCTAGCTGCCCCCAAAGCAAATGAGTACTATGAGCACATAGGGTTTGAACATAACCCGCGGGCTTGGACGCTCAAGAAATAATTAAAAGCGTATTGCAGCTTTATCATTGCAGCATGACAAAGACTCGATTTTGCTTAGTACGCCACGGTGAGACCGATTGGAATGCTCAGCATCGTCTTCAGGGCCACACAGACATCGATCTCAATCAACGCGGACTTGCACAAGCAGCGCAAATGGCAGCTGCACTCAAGACAATTCAACTTCAGTTTGATGTTTTATACACAAGCGATCTAACGCGTGCCTATAAAACAGCCCAGGCAATAGAAAAAGTCTTTGGAGTTTCTGCAGCAATCGATCCAGATCTAAGAGAGCGGCATCTGGGAGCGCTACAAGGGCTCAGTACTCTAGAGGCGCCGCAGCTTGAACCAGATCTATGGGCTACACACTTAAGCAGAGATCTAGATCACAACTTAGGTGGCGGAGAAAGTATTAAGCAGTTTGCTCAACGCATTCATGGTGGGCTAGAAAAGATACGCCAACGGCATCTTGGTAAAACTATCTTGCTGGTAAGTCATGGTGGCGCACTAGATATGATGTATCGATTGGCTAGCAAACAAGCATTACAAGCCCCCAAGGCTGTCGCCGTTCCGAATGCGTCTCTGAATTGGATCAGTCACGACAGCAACTCTTGGACAGTCGATCGTTGGGGAGATACCAGTCATTTAGAGGGTCTAACACTCGATAACCTCGACTTATAGGGGCAATTATCGGGCCGCCCAAATAGTCTATGATGTTGCCATGAGGTCAATCCTATTACTGCTGCTGCTTGCTTTAGCAACGCCATCCTTTGCAATGGATGACGTGCCAGATGGACTCCCAGACCATGTAGTTGGTGACATTGGCGCCGCTGTCTACACCTCAAATATGTCTATCGGTGCAACTGGCACTCAAAGCTTTGTGATGCCCTATGCATTTTTTGACTACGAACGGTTTTTTGCGCGTATTGATACTTTTGGCATCAAGACTGCCAAGATTGGTTATGGCTATTTGGAGCTAGCAGGCCAAGTGAACCTAGATAACTACAACCGTAAATCTACGATTAATGGCGCCACTTATTCCAAACAAGATCCGATTCCGCTTGGCATCGGAACCTTTCAGGAAACACCCATCGGTGGTTTTTTTATTCATGCCTATCAAGACGTAGCTCGCTCTAATGGACAGCTCTATCAGCTTTCTTATTTTGCTGAGATAGAAACGGTTAAGCAAATCAAGCTCTATCCAGAAATCGCTGTTGAGCGTTATAGCGGCACCTACGCTAACTATTATTATGGAGTCAGCGCAGCCGCATCCAAAAATTTAGGCTATCCGCAATACACTGTGGGAGCAACAAACAACTACACTGCGGGCCTCATGGTGGAAGTGCCAATTGTAGATAACTGGTACTTTAATGTTTTTGGTCGACGCAAATACTTAGGTGGCAATATCAGCAACAGCCCCATCATGGTTCGCTCTTTCCAAGACAGCGTTCTAGGATCTGTGGTTTACCGCTTTAAGTAGCTCCACTTAACTACCAAGGTAGGGATGGCAACAGTGGCTTTAGACCAGCCTTCTGAATGGTTGGAGCAGCCTTAGGCGAAGCCAAATAAGCGATCAAATCTCTCGAGGCATCAAGACTGCTCACATTGCTGGTGATGCCTGCTGAAAACAAAACAGTTTGTTGCACCTCCGCAGGAATTTCGCCGATGAAATCAATACCAGGAATTGGTATGAGTTCGCTGACCTGCTGAAAACCTAACTCAGCATCACCTCTTGCAACGACAGTACCAACGCGCTCGCTGTAAATCTTTTTAGCAGTCTTGCTCATCTGCTCTGCAATACCTAGTTTTGGAAATACTTCTGTAGATAGATAAGTACCGCTTGCACTAGCTGAGTAGGCAATAGAACTTGCATTTAATAAAGCTTGCTTCAGCGCCGGTACCGTGCTGATATCGGGCTTTGGAGCACCAGACTTGACTGCCGCACCGATCACCGAAGCCACTAAATCTACCTTGCTTCCAGGCTGTACTGCTCCGTTCTTAATAAAACCATCCAAAGCAGGTCCTGCAAGAATTAAGATGTCAAACTTTTCCCCCTTAGCAAGCCTGGATGGAATTGAATCAGGAGCGCCACCCATAGAGGATCCATAAGAAATAATTACTTTGTTAGTGGATTGTTTTTCATATTCAGGGACAAGCGATTTGAGCGCTTCAGCAAATGCACCCGATGTAATCACTTGGATTTCTGCTGCAGATACGGGGCTTACAAAAACTAATGCTGCGAGAGCAGCAAGCACAACACTTCTTAAGAATTGAGGCATTTTCATTTTTGCTCCTAAAAAATCAAATTACTTGCAACACCTTGCTTAGCGAATCGCCTTCATACGTTGGTAATTCGCCAATCTCTTCGTATGGATGTCCAAGACGGTTCACCCAAAACACATCGAACCCATACCACCTTGCGGCTAGCGCATCCCACGCATTACTAGAGACAAATAAAACCTCTGTCTTTTTGACCGGAAATGCTTTTAGCAATAACTCATATGCCTGTGGCGCCGTTTTAAACAGGCGCACATCCTCAATGGTGACTACCTGATCAAGGTATGACTTGAGTCCATTGCTCTCAACTACAGTAGAAAGCATTTCTCTACTGCCGTTTGACAAAATAGCAGTGGCAATCCCTTGAGATTGAATTTGCTTAAGCACCTCAAGGCTATCTTGAAAGCTGGTGAGCTTAGCGTATTGATCCATCAATCGCTTTTCATTTTCAGAGCTTAGCTCGA includes:
- a CDS encoding DUF167 domain-containing protein, with protein sequence MTPIWLKQTPTGIALHLHCQPGAKQTKVVGLHDGCLKISLQAPALENKANELLLAWLSKQLKVPQKQIQFLSGQNSRKKRVEIWGSITAEQIADALKP
- the can gene encoding carbonate dehydratase, with protein sequence MPYKNSQALDHLFASNRQWAEGMVAKDPDFFKRLVNQQAPGYLWIGCADSRVPANEIVDLLPGELFVHRNVANVVVHTDLNCLSVIQFAIDLLKVKHILVVGHYGCAGVHAALSDRRVGLADNWLRHVKDVHQKHERYLGEVLPTAKRQDRLCELNVIEQVVNVCETTIVQDAWARGQDLTVHGWAYRLDTGLVNDLGMSSSSTEEMLERYAKSIKRYESE
- a CDS encoding lipid A biosynthesis acyltransferase, with amino-acid sequence MFKSLANYAGVAFLKLLSLLPYQLLVSIGYGLGYIAARIPGDRNRVVKTNLRLCFPNLSTTEIDVLSKKHWRLLGRSLVEKSIIWLGSEKQLSKMIEVKSAVDLSSRQPRILVNMHFTGIEGSIILSALAKRMDWPRTSGFFQRMKSPFFNKKIVDWRNRFGGNSIDRQGNTKAIIREIRNGDFIIIAPDIDLGLKDSEFVPFFEIQTNTITTISRLAKITGADVCMMITTLKDDESGYLCEISAPLEDFPSADPKADTARLNQYFEKEIRLRPAEYYWVHKRFKNRPNHEASPYSPSA
- a CDS encoding metallophosphoesterase produces the protein MTERIGLFADLHSNLEAFEACMAKAQELGVTRMVFLGDLVGYNADPAAIIDRISDLVESKKAIAILGNHDEAVFKDCQNQMNASANAAIQWTKSQLNEGHVQFLKNLPLIVNEEKFCFVHASAHNPAEWNYVTDSMSAWRCAQSSGKSYTFVGHAHEQALFYQSAVGKLIRFAPHPGDEIPVLQHRQWVGVVGSLGQPRDGNPEACFAVFEPESELITFHRAPYDHFAAADKVRQAGLPEDLANRLITGK
- a CDS encoding bifunctional serine/threonine-protein kinase/universal stress protein, which encodes MPIKTDIQAVDDIFQEGKVVDGFVLGKEVHRGGMASLFSATKEGIDIPILLKIPRVGRDQPVESLIGFETELTILRSLKSPYVPKYLGSGNMATRPYIAMERVEGRPLEDLIKEDKEFTVDEVVRIGADLAQAVQSLHAQDAIHLDIKPENILIDDKGKLIIIDFGLSHHDRYPDLLAEEMRKGVGSAPYISPEQVAGIRTDSRSDIYSIGAIMYELLTHELPFGNPQTMSGLRKRMWAEPFPPRAIRTEIPRWLQEVILRCLEPRAADRYQSATQLRQVLRDPDSVKITGRGERVEPPSFWETFKRWFRAAGYEPSPSPRPSMGNQDAPLMIAAIDTRQSDEALRDRMQKTATNLLQAYPESRLVCISTIASTPTYEGKLESETASGIVRGHLVQLMEWAKPLKLPPERISYHVLEAMDPAARIVEFAKDNDASLILIGASHKLPNKVTPWRTSMTKIVEEAPCSVHIVRT
- a CDS encoding carboxymuconolactone decarboxylase family protein; translation: MNLKFIWPILFSVLALSGAVFAQTRLPEIPVDQYTAEQKKAAQEFEAARKKAPWGPFAMLIYSPELMNNARAMGDYLRYNSAFDSALSEFAILITAREWSQDYEWSVHYPIALKAGLKPEIAQALKEGRRPEGMSEEQTIVYDFTIELQRYKQVSDVTFAKTEKRFGKKGAIDLAGIAGYYTFLAMEMNMARRPAPIGGERLPRFPE
- a CDS encoding dicarboxylate/amino acid:cation symporter: MTVTIKKPPIYKVLYFQVLTAVVIGVLLGHFYPSIGTDMKPFGDAFIKGIKMLIAPIIFCTVVLGIAGMEDMKKVGKTGGLALLYFEIVSSIALIVGLVVVNVLQPGAGMNIDPASLDTKGIAAYTGPGKMGTTTEFLMNIIPSSAVDAFAKGEILQVLFIAILFGFALHKFGGRGTMVFDLIEKTSHVLFDMIGIIMKFAPIGAFGAMSFTIGKYGISSLFSLGKLMGTFYLTCLLFVFIVLGLIAKFNGFNIFKFVRYIKEELLIVLGTSSSESVLPRMMEKMELLGAKKTCVGLVIPTGYSFNLDGTSIYLTMAAVFIAQATNTPMTLMQEVTLLLVLLLTSKGAAGVTGSGFIVLAATLSAVGDVPVAGLAIILGIDRFMSEARALTNLVGNGVATIVVAKWTGELDQKQLTTVLNRDSWIDAQEPELILDQQQDKMK
- a CDS encoding pseudouridine synthase, yielding MEEKVRVSKLLSELGLCSRREADSYIEQGLVTVDGEVVNELGVRAFRHQKIELQSGAKAQQASRITVILNKPVGYISHFDDEQEYQPAASLITPENYFGHPLDKGRNPRFNTKGLAPAGRLDIDSTGLLVLTQDGRIAKLLIGENSPIEKEYLVRVEGALSFEDLDRLRHGLELDGVELKPAQVSWQNEDQLRFVLREGRKRQIRRMCEMVGLKVLGLKRVRMGRISLGPLPPGQWRFVRPEEQF
- a CDS encoding peptide chain release factor 3; its protein translation is MDTTTPSTPAAEVLRRRSFAIISHPDAGKTTLTEKLLLYAGAIQIAGSVKARKASRHATSDWMEIEKQRGISVASSVMQMEYRDCIINLLDTPGHQDFSEDTYRVLTAVDSALMVIDAANGVESQTLRLLEVCRARNTPIVTFINKMDREVKPPMELMDEIETALGIEVVPFTWPVGMGKSFAGVIDIANSRMRMFKAGEDRVTEDSHAVVDINDPALKARLGTDLENALAEVELIKEAMPAFDREAFLAGRQSPVFFGSAINNFGVREILNTLVELAPSPGSRKALQREVSPAENKFSAVVFKIQANMDPAHRDRVAFLRICSGHFVRGMKLKICRNSKEVRTNNALSFLSQRRDILDEAFPGDIIGLPNHGLLRLGDTLTEGEQLQFTGLPFFAPEIFRMVESADPLRSKQLRTGLMQLGEEGAIQVFRPMTGGTMLLGAFGQLQFEVVSHRLQTEYGAEVRLLPARYSLARWVSSEDPVALKKFIQENIHRMAEDVVGASVFLASHKSELDVAQQRWESIQFHALREHAGLIYQSDLAG
- a CDS encoding DUF2798 domain-containing protein — encoded protein: MINLPGIIFSLVMGLLMSSSITLATTFVRVGAADNFFSVWFEVWSVAYPVAIICILIYRPFASRVTTEILKKLKVKK